Part of the Methanobacterium sp. genome, TATGAATAGATTTTGGGATATTATAATAGAGCCAATTATTAAGGCTCTTAAAGCTGATTATATTATTGAGGTAGGCTCAGAAAAAGGAATTAACACTAAAAATATTCTAGAGTATTGTGAAGTTCATGATGCTCACATGACTGCAATTGATCCATCTCCCCATTTTGATGTTTATAAATTCAAAAATAAATACGGAGATAAATTTGAATTTCATGAAGGTCTAAGTTTAAGCATATTGCCTCTGTTGGAAGATTACGATGCAATCTTAATTGATGGAGACCATAACTGGTACACAGTTTACAATGAATTGAAAATAATCGAAAACACTTTCAAAAAAAATAAATCTCTAATTATATTTTTGCATGACGTAGGATGGCCATATGCCCGAAGAGATTTATATTACAATCCTGAAAATGTTCCTGAAGTTTTTAGACAACCTTATAAAAAATTAGGCATTTATCCTGATCAATCCAATTTGAAAAAGAAAGGGGGCCTAAATGTAGGATATCA contains:
- a CDS encoding class I SAM-dependent methyltransferase produces the protein MNRFWDIIIEPIIKALKADYIIEVGSEKGINTKNILEYCEVHDAHMTAIDPSPHFDVYKFKNKYGDKFEFHEGLSLSILPLLEDYDAILIDGDHNWYTVYNELKIIENTFKKNKSLIIFLHDVGWPYARRDLYYNPENVPEVFRQPYKKLGIYPDQSNLKKKGGLNVGYHNSIYENNQKNGVLTAIEDFIGESDLEFTFHKVDVFNGLGILYLKDKKLENMIKDVIESADLFNKLEKERIKILIDFIESKELYGFLEKRMNELEEERGVLEGAVFDLKDRNLSLEERLDIIKEEKSKIVKNY